A genomic segment from Pseudoduganella chitinolytica encodes:
- a CDS encoding MFS transporter, whose translation MPYSPIMPLLSISLLLSWGSLYYAFPVLAPAMQSDFQGDSDVLTGAFSVALLIWGLATYPVGLALDRFGARAVMTSGALLAAVGFIGLYIVESVSMFYLLWSALGLAMAMTLYEPAFALIVQNYPEGQKRRIGWLTIAGGLASTVFWPLSYYLGEHAGWRHAMLLFAALHLLACLALMAVHLPRERIVAATRRQPSPPACPGPARVPQRAAMVHLSLCFAVYGFITAALAVQAIPLLAARGFDTATALLLASCIGPMQVAGRALDMVLGSRFDARRAGLGTLTLLSLSIAALWLAQWWPALAVVFVIAYGLAVGLLTVVRAMAPLELAAAAKYASSSGLLGAPSLVARAAGPVGAASLAKACGSQSGVLLVLLAGSLIGLWLFARAWSFTPVPA comes from the coding sequence ATGCCTTATTCCCCGATCATGCCGTTATTATCGATAAGCCTGCTGCTTTCATGGGGCAGCCTGTATTACGCCTTTCCGGTCCTGGCACCGGCAATGCAATCGGACTTCCAAGGTGATAGTGACGTCCTGACGGGCGCCTTTTCTGTCGCTTTATTAATTTGGGGGCTGGCGACATATCCCGTCGGCCTTGCATTGGACCGTTTTGGTGCCCGCGCCGTAATGACGAGCGGGGCGCTCCTCGCTGCCGTCGGTTTTATCGGGCTGTATATCGTCGAGTCGGTCTCGATGTTTTATCTGCTGTGGTCCGCATTAGGCCTGGCGATGGCGATGACGCTCTATGAGCCGGCGTTTGCGCTGATCGTGCAGAACTATCCGGAAGGGCAGAAACGGCGGATTGGCTGGTTGACCATCGCCGGCGGCCTTGCCAGTACCGTGTTCTGGCCACTCAGCTATTACCTGGGCGAACACGCGGGCTGGCGCCATGCGATGCTGCTGTTCGCGGCGTTGCACCTGCTCGCCTGCCTGGCGCTGATGGCCGTGCACCTGCCGCGCGAGCGAATCGTGGCGGCAACGCGGCGGCAGCCGTCGCCGCCGGCCTGCCCGGGGCCCGCCCGCGTGCCCCAGCGTGCGGCCATGGTTCACCTGTCGCTGTGCTTCGCGGTGTATGGCTTCATCACGGCGGCGCTGGCCGTGCAGGCGATTCCCCTGCTGGCCGCGCGCGGTTTCGATACCGCGACGGCATTGCTGCTGGCGTCGTGCATTGGCCCCATGCAGGTCGCCGGCCGGGCACTGGACATGGTGCTCGGCAGCCGGTTCGATGCGCGCCGTGCCGGCCTGGGCACCTTGACGCTGCTGTCGCTGTCGATCGCCGCGTTGTGGCTGGCCCAATGGTGGCCCGCGCTTGCCGTTGTCTTCGTCATCGCCTACGGGCTTGCGGTTGGCCTGTTGACGGTCGTTCGTGCCATGGCGCCGCTGGAACTCGCGGCCGCCGCGAAGTACGCGTCCAGCAGCGGCTTGCTGGGCGCCCCGTCGCTGGTGGCGCGTGCCGCCGGTCCGGTCGGCGCCGCCTCGCTGGCCAAGGCGTGCGGGAGTCAGAGCGGTGTCCTGCTGGTCCTGCTGGCCGGCTCGCTGATCGGTCTCTGGCTGTTCGCGCGTGCGTGGTCCTTTACCCCGGTGCCAGCATGA
- the thiL gene encoding thiamine-phosphate kinase codes for MLSEFDLIKQYFDRPAGTGPQRAALGIGDDCALLAPAPGMQMAISSDMLVEGRHFFAGEDPCRLGHKSLAVNLSDLAAMGARPLGFTLALALPAADRDWLDGFSRGLFALADTHDCQLIGGDTTKGPLNICITVFGAVPPGRALRRDAARPGDDIWVSGTLGDARLALAGLRGEVALDADALATAGQRMHLPTPRVALGVALAEGGLARAAIDISDGLVGDLGHILARSGVGATLDVDALPAGLVLARQEQRLRRAFTAAGGDDYELCFTADAARRDEIVAAGAGCGTAVTRVGRIDGAGGLRLVDAAGVALDLALAGFDHFA; via the coding sequence ATGCTTTCCGAATTCGACCTGATCAAGCAGTACTTCGACCGCCCTGCCGGTACCGGGCCCCAGCGTGCGGCGCTGGGCATCGGCGACGATTGCGCGCTGCTGGCGCCGGCGCCGGGCATGCAGATGGCCATTTCGTCCGACATGCTGGTCGAGGGGCGCCACTTCTTTGCCGGCGAGGATCCCTGCCGGCTGGGCCATAAAAGCCTGGCCGTCAACTTGTCCGACCTGGCGGCCATGGGCGCGCGGCCGCTCGGCTTTACCCTGGCACTGGCGCTGCCGGCAGCGGACCGCGACTGGCTGGACGGCTTCTCGCGCGGCTTGTTCGCGCTGGCCGACACACACGACTGCCAGCTGATCGGCGGCGATACGACCAAGGGCCCCCTCAATATCTGCATCACGGTGTTTGGCGCAGTGCCGCCGGGCCGGGCGCTGCGGCGCGATGCCGCGCGGCCGGGCGACGACATCTGGGTCTCCGGCACGCTGGGCGACGCGCGCCTGGCGCTGGCAGGCCTGCGGGGCGAGGTGGCGCTGGATGCGGACGCATTGGCGACAGCCGGCCAGCGCATGCACCTGCCGACGCCGCGCGTGGCGCTGGGCGTGGCGCTGGCCGAAGGCGGCCTGGCGCGCGCGGCCATCGATATCTCCGATGGCCTGGTCGGCGACCTGGGACACATCCTGGCCCGTTCCGGCGTGGGCGCCACGCTCGACGTGGACGCACTGCCGGCCGGGCTCGTGCTGGCGCGGCAGGAACAGCGGCTGCGGCGCGCGTTCACCGCTGCCGGCGGCGACGACTACGAGTTGTGCTTCACGGCCGATGCGGCGCGGCGCGACGAGATCGTGGCGGCGGGTGCAGGGTGCGGTACCGCCGTCACGCGCGTGGGGCGCATCGACGGGGCAGGCGGATTGCGGCTCGTCGACGCTGCTGGCGTGGCGCTGGACCTGGCCTTGGCGGGGTTCGATCACTTCGCGTGA
- a CDS encoding LysR family transcriptional regulator: MPTRPPLTALHVFCVVVTEGGFRQAAQFLNLTPGAISRQIQTLEGHLKQVLFDRGSGNSARLTPYGQDLYDRVADRMAELVEAVNPVHRDQRHISILVDTSVTLAMHWLIPQLHGFRQRHPHVQVHVRTMDGVINPSAPVDVFIRRDPSELRGLPAQTFLAERSVLVASATFAAKMVLPFSGNHDWLHDVPRIGTRSRRDLWPSWSKAHGIDGRLLEPTLEFDNTVLAIQAAVQGLGVLVVPEAFIDTMLQSSALQLLDPKRVETGSYAFAVGRLQGSSRVSVFTDWLKECGARQLPGATAPVAGPFGTMRACFPNST, encoded by the coding sequence ATGCCGACTCGTCCTCCACTGACCGCTTTACACGTCTTTTGTGTTGTCGTGACAGAAGGGGGATTTCGACAGGCGGCGCAATTCCTGAATTTGACACCGGGCGCCATCAGCCGCCAGATCCAGACCCTGGAGGGGCATCTGAAGCAGGTACTGTTCGACCGGGGCAGCGGCAACTCGGCCAGGCTGACCCCTTATGGCCAGGATCTATACGACCGCGTGGCCGACCGGATGGCGGAACTGGTCGAGGCCGTGAACCCGGTCCATCGCGACCAGCGCCACATATCGATCCTGGTGGACACCAGCGTGACGCTGGCGATGCACTGGCTGATTCCGCAGCTGCACGGATTCCGGCAGCGCCATCCCCATGTCCAGGTCCACGTCAGGACAATGGACGGCGTCATCAATCCCTCCGCTCCGGTGGACGTCTTCATCCGGCGCGACCCGTCCGAGCTGCGCGGGCTGCCGGCCCAGACGTTCCTGGCCGAACGGTCCGTGCTGGTTGCCAGCGCCACGTTCGCCGCGAAGATGGTGCTGCCGTTTTCGGGCAATCACGACTGGCTGCACGACGTGCCCCGGATCGGCACACGCTCCAGGCGCGACCTGTGGCCCAGCTGGAGCAAGGCCCATGGCATCGATGGCCGGCTGCTCGAACCGACGCTGGAATTCGACAACACGGTCCTGGCGATCCAGGCGGCCGTGCAGGGCCTGGGCGTGCTGGTCGTGCCCGAGGCCTTCATCGACACGATGTTGCAGAGCAGTGCACTGCAACTGCTGGATCCAAAACGCGTCGAGACGGGCTCGTATGCCTTTGCGGTAGGCCGCCTGCAAGGCTCGTCGCGGGTATCGGTATTCACCGACTGGCTGAAGGAATGCGGCGCCCGTCAGCTGCCAGGGGCCACGGCACCCGTGGCTGGCCCCTTCGGTACAATGCGCGCATGCTTTCCGAATTCGACCTGA